One Spirochaeta africana DSM 8902 genomic window carries:
- a CDS encoding Hsp70 family protein has translation MANIGIKTADGGFYPIFGDDEVANKRVRLAPAREHQSSVQIDLFRGDSDEVAGAEYIGSLLLEHIEPTADGKREIELKLRLDTQHDLQATANDLGSGSYQSFSVNLDTLNESGGFDIPDFSLDDDQIDDVMIDGGLEDIDDASANLDLSMDDDFERELEAGLQDSNLEPDAELPEPPRFEVEENDGFHPEYDPYEDEEVPAGAASRRPLKAVRRLHPIAKAIILLIVLAALGLIGFGIFLLVRGENLPAPQSLLPVLIAWTAAIG, from the coding sequence GTGGCCAATATTGGAATTAAGACAGCTGACGGCGGCTTTTACCCGATTTTCGGGGATGATGAGGTTGCAAACAAGCGGGTGCGTCTGGCACCGGCGCGGGAACATCAAAGCAGTGTACAGATTGACCTGTTCCGCGGTGATTCCGACGAGGTCGCCGGTGCCGAGTACATAGGCAGCTTACTGTTAGAGCATATTGAGCCAACCGCAGACGGTAAGAGGGAAATTGAACTGAAGCTTCGGCTGGATACCCAGCACGACTTGCAGGCCACCGCTAACGATCTGGGCAGCGGCAGCTATCAGAGCTTCTCGGTTAACCTTGATACCCTGAATGAATCCGGCGGGTTCGATATTCCGGATTTCTCACTCGATGATGACCAGATAGACGATGTTATGATCGATGGCGGGCTTGAGGATATCGATGATGCCTCTGCCAATCTTGATCTGTCCATGGACGATGATTTCGAGCGTGAGCTGGAGGCAGGGCTGCAGGACAGCAATCTGGAGCCGGATGCCGAACTTCCCGAACCACCCAGATTCGAGGTTGAGGAGAATGACGGTTTCCACCCGGAATATGATCCCTACGAGGATGAGGAAGTTCCGGCTGGGGCTGCCAGCCGTCGGCCTCTCAAGGCTGTTCGTCGACTCCACCCGATAGCAAAGGCAATTATTCTGTTGATTGTGCTGGCTGCGCTGGGGCTGATCGGTTTCGGGATCTTTCTGCTTGTGCGTGGAGAAAACCTGCCAGCGCCGCAGTCGCTGCTGCCGGTGCTGATTGCCTGGACGGCGGCTATCGGGTAG
- a CDS encoding DNA translocase FtsK — translation MSTYRSETDATRSAEVLLVAASMFSLFSFVLAMLPYQTWGFMLILLAQPGRFLFRSFHYAGVVVPLMLYVAALAVRAPRFRLDWIAMVVLSPLPMGAAAVALRIWFAADPAASPVTAAAVGLFGAPVAAGVAAAAAVAGTLAILRVGQLLPPHAGGYRRGLGEAAAAGYDSDDDYGDYYQEQPAGYAEPDDQDESPFVRDAADTDVYDPVDYGPDDERPAGVRQADPLSTEAFNRLVLARPRPAPLMEESASAEPEISGSAVEPEQPVGGPSAASSEEDPVIHVRFPRSRSAVPTAYAPADDADDADDQSVESAEPDAGNGLETDFAAADELDVLTDAPDTEVYGKTGLTEGDSETAEEPEFSADDESGETDEIDETYETDEIDETDEIDETDEVEDVERERDARILAEAPPPKRITRGRYSVPVDGLLDHYENQSVGVIGPETRASAQALKETLQEFNIEAEVTGIRKGPVITMFEILPAPGVKLAKISSLADNIALRLAAQSVRIVAPIPGKHAVGIEIPNQKRSLVSFGELLHDKKFTKDDVAIPLALGKDIPGDAQIVDLAKTPHLLIAGATGSGKSVCVNSIICSILYRRAPEDVRLILIDPKIVELKFYNDIPHLLTPVITDPKRAFQALQYAIYEMERRYSLLDAMGVRDIASYNRKIKERKLATASLPYIVIIVDEFADLMATSGKELESTVARLCAMSRAVGIHLVLATQRPSTDVITGLIKANIPSRIAFMVASKVDSRIIIDTGGAEKLLGRGDMLFTSAWDPFPFRMQGAFLSEDEVERIVSHVKTLGEPDYIDDEIFIDDEDEDYAQPELEDPLMEKAIDIVVTANKASASYLQRRLKIGYNRAARLVEEMERVGIVGPQNGSKARDVIGAPD, via the coding sequence GTGAGCACCTATCGATCAGAAACCGATGCCACCAGATCTGCAGAAGTACTGCTTGTTGCGGCATCGATGTTCAGCCTGTTCTCTTTTGTACTGGCGATGCTGCCGTATCAGACCTGGGGATTCATGCTGATTCTGCTTGCTCAGCCAGGACGCTTCCTGTTCCGTAGCTTTCATTATGCGGGGGTGGTGGTCCCCCTTATGCTCTATGTCGCTGCGTTAGCGGTTCGCGCGCCGAGATTTCGCCTTGACTGGATTGCTATGGTTGTGTTGTCACCGCTGCCGATGGGAGCCGCCGCCGTTGCGTTACGCATCTGGTTTGCGGCAGATCCGGCGGCATCCCCGGTAACAGCGGCTGCCGTTGGCCTGTTTGGAGCTCCGGTGGCAGCCGGGGTTGCCGCGGCAGCGGCAGTGGCAGGGACACTGGCGATTCTACGGGTTGGACAGCTGCTGCCGCCACATGCCGGCGGGTATCGTCGTGGTCTTGGTGAAGCAGCTGCAGCAGGGTACGACTCCGATGATGACTATGGTGATTACTACCAGGAACAGCCTGCCGGGTACGCAGAGCCCGATGATCAGGATGAGTCCCCGTTCGTTCGGGATGCTGCGGATACTGATGTCTATGATCCGGTGGACTATGGTCCCGATGATGAACGTCCGGCCGGGGTGCGACAGGCCGATCCGCTTTCGACAGAGGCCTTCAACCGGTTGGTATTGGCGCGGCCCAGACCAGCGCCCCTGATGGAGGAGTCGGCATCGGCAGAACCGGAGATATCCGGATCTGCGGTCGAGCCTGAACAGCCTGTGGGCGGACCATCCGCGGCCTCGAGCGAGGAAGATCCGGTAATCCATGTACGCTTTCCCAGATCACGATCGGCGGTGCCAACAGCATATGCGCCGGCAGATGATGCTGATGATGCAGATGACCAGTCGGTGGAATCTGCCGAGCCGGACGCAGGCAACGGTCTGGAGACCGATTTTGCAGCGGCAGATGAACTTGATGTTTTGACCGACGCTCCGGATACCGAGGTTTATGGAAAGACCGGCCTGACCGAAGGCGACTCTGAGACCGCAGAGGAGCCGGAATTCTCGGCGGACGACGAGAGTGGCGAGACAGATGAAATAGACGAGACTTACGAGACCGATGAAATTGACGAGACCGATGAAATTGACGAGACTGACGAGGTCGAGGATGTCGAGCGGGAACGTGATGCACGGATTCTGGCAGAGGCGCCACCTCCCAAACGCATTACCCGGGGGCGCTACTCGGTGCCGGTCGACGGGCTGCTGGATCACTACGAGAATCAATCGGTCGGGGTAATCGGGCCTGAAACCAGGGCCTCTGCCCAGGCACTGAAAGAGACCCTGCAGGAGTTCAATATCGAGGCTGAGGTCACCGGGATTCGCAAAGGGCCGGTTATCACCATGTTCGAGATTCTGCCTGCTCCCGGGGTCAAGCTGGCCAAGATCTCTTCGCTGGCCGATAACATCGCTTTGCGACTGGCGGCTCAGTCTGTTCGTATTGTGGCTCCCATTCCTGGCAAGCACGCGGTCGGGATCGAGATCCCCAACCAGAAGCGGAGTCTGGTTTCCTTTGGTGAGCTGCTGCACGACAAGAAGTTTACCAAGGACGATGTGGCAATCCCGCTGGCACTGGGCAAGGACATTCCCGGCGATGCCCAGATTGTGGATCTGGCCAAGACACCGCATCTGCTGATCGCCGGTGCTACCGGTTCGGGCAAGTCGGTGTGCGTAAACAGCATAATCTGCTCGATTCTGTATCGGCGCGCACCGGAGGATGTGCGGCTGATCCTGATCGACCCGAAGATCGTCGAGCTAAAGTTCTACAACGATATCCCTCATTTGCTGACCCCGGTGATCACTGATCCCAAGCGGGCTTTCCAGGCTTTGCAGTATGCAATCTACGAGATGGAGCGGCGCTACAGTTTGCTGGACGCTATGGGGGTTCGTGATATCGCTTCTTACAACCGGAAGATCAAGGAGCGCAAGCTGGCAACCGCCAGTCTGCCGTACATAGTTATTATCGTAGACGAGTTCGCTGACCTGATGGCAACCAGCGGCAAGGAGCTCGAATCTACCGTAGCCAGGTTGTGTGCCATGAGCCGTGCGGTGGGGATTCACCTGGTGCTGGCGACCCAGCGGCCTTCGACCGATGTCATAACCGGACTGATCAAGGCAAATATTCCATCGCGGATTGCATTCATGGTTGCCAGCAAGGTGGACAGTCGGATCATTATCGACACCGGTGGTGCCGAGAAACTGCTCGGACGCGGCGACATGCTGTTCACCAGCGCCTGGGATCCCTTCCCGTTTCGTATGCAGGGAGCCTTTCTTTCCGAGGATGAGGTTGAGCGGATTGTCAGCCATGTAAAGACCCTGGGCGAACCGGACTACATAGACGATGAAATTTTTATCGATGATGAAGACGAGGACTATGCCCAGCCCGAGCTCGAAGATCCGTTGATGGAGAAGGCCATAGATATCGTGGTAACCGCCAACAAGGCCTCTGCTTCGTATCTGCAGCGCCGGCTGAAGATCGGGTACAACCGGGCGGCTCGTTTGGTCGAGGAGATGGAGCGCGTCGGGATTGTTGGCCCGCAGAATGGCAGCAAGGCTCGTGATGTAATCGGTGCACCGGACTGA
- a CDS encoding flagellar assembly lytic transglycosylase → MNRYQLFFPACIQCVWIALVSTTFLACGSEAMAQSLAPDAFLELVANGDLAPEDVLAGPEGAAFLTGVHLLPTDRAAAEQYLLLSLQHESPPFAVEAGIILLDADDAQPDTVSDAAADADTTAPDAVTDTDAAAELLFTRFPEYFHGVRAVASYWYDREADAQLAEVLVHLSEFDQARQDAEVVLWQLVNGYRLNGEFSEPLLVHFLLTIPAADEHWRLERYIAFSSDRRDLVGEDMYRLLQHKAAISQRSFRGSAAGLLEEPWPEITAVLLWDIQTAAGQSRTQSATAAQLAEFESSRSADGDLVTAALAAEIAGRLLLQGNRYRESRESFERALSLEPGSVAAGAAGQRRVWNWWRAGIRMGMDTALQDLAQLGEWIQDPPFFHDLLHDLVSRLVRDQRWNDIAYLYTTLDEVLSPGMQARVAWILAEAVQVGAEIDLDRRQLLETAAAQREDPYYSMVAAIALGAPRELPVLDTPPAGSGAGHRYEAEEYRDWARQMYAAELLNEGYRVAHPRAALFSLDEIAGFAAEHHRQQRYIDGMRLLDRAVRVHSPDSTSEDFVRLRYPQAFSDEMATVLSRYELYPPVFYALVREESYFDPGISSWVGAMGLSQLMPATANDMARLLRMEDPDLSDPLTNLKIGGLYYQRLLNRFAHPVQALVAYNAGQGRVNGWRNQPWTDSLVLFHEGVPFEESRHYIRKIFVSAAHYSELYYDGSAEEVFFHIFPDFQPYSVD, encoded by the coding sequence ATGAATCGTTATCAACTCTTTTTCCCCGCGTGTATCCAGTGTGTCTGGATCGCGCTTGTAAGCACTACTTTTCTCGCTTGTGGCTCCGAGGCGATGGCGCAGAGCCTGGCACCGGATGCCTTTCTTGAACTGGTTGCCAACGGTGACCTGGCTCCGGAGGATGTCCTGGCCGGTCCTGAGGGGGCCGCGTTCCTGACCGGGGTGCACCTGCTGCCAACCGACAGGGCGGCGGCAGAGCAGTACCTCCTGCTGTCGCTGCAGCATGAGTCACCGCCGTTTGCGGTGGAGGCCGGGATAATCCTGCTGGATGCAGACGATGCACAGCCAGACACGGTGTCCGACGCCGCAGCAGACGCCGATACCACTGCCCCAGACGCCGTAACCGATACCGATGCTGCCGCCGAGCTGCTGTTCACCAGATTCCCCGAGTATTTCCACGGAGTGCGCGCTGTTGCGTCGTACTGGTATGACCGGGAGGCCGATGCACAGCTGGCGGAGGTGCTCGTACACCTTTCTGAATTTGATCAGGCACGGCAGGATGCCGAGGTGGTGCTTTGGCAGCTGGTAAACGGATATCGGCTGAACGGAGAGTTTTCCGAACCGCTGCTCGTGCATTTTCTGCTCACCATTCCCGCCGCGGATGAACACTGGCGTCTTGAGCGCTATATTGCTTTTTCATCGGATCGCCGGGATCTGGTTGGTGAGGATATGTATCGATTGCTGCAGCATAAGGCAGCGATTTCCCAGCGCAGCTTTCGAGGCTCGGCTGCCGGATTGTTGGAGGAACCCTGGCCGGAGATTACTGCGGTCCTGTTGTGGGATATCCAGACGGCTGCCGGGCAAAGCCGAACCCAGTCGGCAACGGCCGCCCAGCTGGCAGAGTTCGAATCCTCCCGCAGTGCTGACGGGGATCTGGTGACAGCTGCCCTGGCGGCAGAGATCGCTGGGCGTCTGCTGCTGCAGGGTAACCGGTACCGGGAGTCACGGGAGTCCTTTGAACGCGCCCTTTCTCTGGAGCCGGGAAGTGTTGCTGCCGGCGCTGCCGGACAACGTCGGGTCTGGAACTGGTGGCGTGCCGGCATCAGGATGGGGATGGACACCGCGCTGCAGGATCTGGCGCAGCTCGGGGAGTGGATACAGGATCCGCCCTTCTTTCATGATCTGCTGCACGATCTGGTGTCCCGCCTTGTTCGTGATCAGCGCTGGAATGATATCGCGTATCTCTATACAACCCTCGACGAGGTCCTGTCGCCGGGGATGCAGGCGCGTGTAGCCTGGATACTTGCCGAGGCGGTGCAGGTCGGCGCGGAGATCGATCTGGATCGACGCCAGCTGCTTGAGACAGCTGCAGCACAGCGTGAGGACCCGTACTACAGCATGGTAGCGGCTATTGCGCTCGGTGCTCCACGGGAGCTTCCGGTGCTGGACACCCCGCCAGCGGGATCCGGTGCGGGGCACCGGTACGAAGCCGAGGAGTATCGGGACTGGGCCAGGCAGATGTATGCTGCCGAACTGCTGAATGAAGGCTATCGGGTTGCCCATCCGCGGGCTGCCCTGTTCAGTCTTGACGAGATTGCCGGCTTCGCCGCCGAACACCACCGACAACAGCGATATATCGATGGCATGCGACTGTTGGATCGCGCGGTGCGAGTTCATTCACCAGATAGCACCAGCGAGGACTTTGTCCGGCTGCGCTACCCGCAGGCCTTTTCTGATGAAATGGCTACCGTGCTCAGCCGTTATGAGTTGTACCCGCCGGTGTTCTATGCGCTGGTCCGTGAGGAAAGCTATTTTGATCCGGGGATCAGTTCCTGGGTGGGAGCCATGGGACTGTCTCAGCTTATGCCCGCCACTGCCAACGACATGGCACGCCTGCTGCGAATGGAAGACCCCGATCTGAGCGATCCATTGACCAATCTGAAGATTGGAGGTCTGTACTACCAGCGACTGCTGAATCGCTTTGCGCATCCGGTTCAGGCACTGGTTGCCTACAATGCCGGTCAAGGGCGGGTCAACGGTTGGCGGAATCAGCCATGGACAGACAGCTTGGTGCTGTTTCATGAGGGGGTGCCGTTCGAGGAATCCCGCCATTACATCCGCAAGATATTTGTTTCAGCCGCTCATTACAGTGAACTCTATTACGACGGTTCGGCAGAAGAGGTGTTTTTCCATATTTTCCCGGACTTCCAGCCTTATTCCGTGGACTGA